The following are from one region of the Nicotiana tomentosiformis chromosome 7, ASM39032v3, whole genome shotgun sequence genome:
- the LOC138895483 gene encoding uncharacterized protein: protein MYIARIALFPSKFVVQEYKFVLDEVCPEKPGDDATDDEQKAYQKWVKADEMTRCYILTSMSNVLQHQHQSMESAYDILENLKGIFGDQNRAAKQTTMKALMNTKMVEGSSVRDHVLKMMSLLNALEVLVANIDKDTQVEMILQTLPDSFQQFRLNYNMNKMDLSLAKLLNELQSAETIIKQQAPHVALNFEAGASFKPRGG from the exons ATGTATATTGCAAGAATAGCTCTTTTCCCATCGAAATTTGTTGTTCAAG AGTACAAATTTGTGCTCGATGAGGTGTGTCCAGAAAAACCTGGAGATGATGCCACGGATGATGAACAAAAGGCTTACCAGAAATGGGTCAAGGCTGATGAGATGACGCGATGTTACATTCTGACATCCATGTCAAATGTTCTGCAACATCAGCATCAGTCGATGGAGTCTGCTTATGACATTCTGGAAAATCTCAAAGGAATATTTGGAGATCAGAATCGTGCGGCTAAGCAGACTACCATGAAAGCTCTTATGAATACCAAAATGGTTGAAGGTTCATCAGTTAGGGACCATGTTCTGAAGATGATGAGTCTTCTGAATGCACTGGAGGTCCTTGTAGCTAACATTGATAAGGATACGCAGGTTGAAATGATCCTGCAGACTCTGCCTGACAGTTTTCAGCAGTTTCGCCTGAATTATAATATGAACAAAATGGATTTGTCACTTGCAAAATTGTTGAATGAGCTGCAGTCGGCAGAGACCATTATCAAGCAACAAGCTCCTCATGTGGCATTGAATTTTGAGGCAGGTGCTTCTTTTAAGCCGAGAGGTGggtag